Part of the Candidatus Ozemobacteraceae bacterium genome is shown below.
GGAACTGCCGCCCCGGAGGCCGAAAACGCCGGCGGGGGAGGGGAGGGGCGGCTTTTCCGGAGGTGCTGCGAAGGCGGCTGGGCATCGAGTGCCCGGTCGACCGAGTCCGGATCCTGCAGCCGCTCGGTCTCGATTTTCGCGACTTCCTGTTCCAGTTCTCCGAGGCTTTTCTTCAGCTTTTTCTGGCGGGCGAGGAACACTTTTCGCTCGAGAAGCAGCGTCTGCAGCATCGCGGAGAGCGAGCTTCCCTCGACGACGAGCGCTTCACGGTTCTTCATCGTCTGCGCCGCGAGTTCCTCGAGCCGGGCCTGTTTGTCCCTGAGAGCGGCAGCATCACGCTCGAGTTGTTCGCTCCTGGCATTCAGTTCGGCCAGAAGCGCCCGGTCGCCCTGAAGGAGATGACGAACCATCTCATACCGGCTGATGAACGCATTGAGGTCGCGCGCCGAGAAGATGCTCGAGAAGAGCGTGCTCTGGCGGACCCGGTGGAGATGAACGAGCCTGCCGCGGAACCTCCGGCGGATGTCACCCATGCGGCGCTGACCGTCGTCGATCGCCTTCCTGAGACCGTCGATCTGCGTGGTGATGCGGGCGGACTCGCTGGCGATCGAGTCGAGGCTTCCCTGGATCTCGGCGATGCGGGCCTGCTGGCGGCTGATTTTTTCCTCGAGGCGTCTCACGTGGCCCCGGGTGTCTCGCACCTTCACGTCGAGATACTCGATCTGGAGGCGTACGGAGTCGAGTTCGGAGCGCAGGGACTCGATCCGGTTCCGCTCTTTTCCGAGACGTTCCGGGGAGAACGTGACGGCGGCCGGGGCCGGTCCGGCGATGAGGAACAGGAGCAGTGCTGTTCCGGCCGCTGCGATCGTGGTGCGGCTCATGAAGGTTCGCGGCAGAAAGAGTTGAGATCACGCAACGAGAGCAGACTGCCGGAGATGCCGAGAACGATGCCCATCATCGTCAGCTTGACGGAGAGCTTGAGCAGATAGCCGAAGCCGACCTGGATGGCGAAAAACGGCACGAGCACGGCCAGCCGGGCGAGAATGAACTGGTAGCTCAGGAAAAGCATCAGCGACGCAAGTATAGCTCCTGCTATTCCCTGGATGACGCCTTCGATCACAAAGGGCCATCGGATGAACCAGTTGGTGGCGCCGACGAGTTTCATGATGACGATCTCTTCCCGGCGCATGTAGAGCGTCAGGCGGACGGTATTGTACACGATGAACAGTGACGCAAGACCGAGGAGCAGGATGACGAGCATGCTGCCGAGCCAGATCAGTTCCGAGAGTCCCTGGAACTGGCGGTAGGCGTCTTCCCCGTAGCTGACGCTTTCGATGGGGGAAAGGCCTTTCAGCTTGGTCAGCAGCGGCTGGAGATCGTGACTGCCCCGCATCTTGATGCGGATGGTGGGCGGGAGCGGGTTCGATTCGCTTGCCAGGCCGATCTGAAGAAGGTCGCGGTCGGACGCGTCGGAAAACAGCTCGCGCAGCGCCGCTTCCGGCCAGACGATCTCGGCGCGCTCGACCTCTTCGAACTCCGTGAGGCGCAACTTGAGAGCGTTGACGTCGGCGTGGGACGCTTCAGGGGCGAGAAAGGCGGTGACGAGCGATTCCTGCTGGAGGCGGTGCAGAAAGCCTTCGGTGGTCGTGGCGGCGAGGAGGAAGGTGCCCATCAGCAGCAGCGTCACGGCGATCGTCGAGACGGTGATGAACGTCATCAGGCCGGCACGCCGGCAACTGGTGACGGCCTCGGTGAGGAAAAAAGAGAGAGAGGCGAGCATCAGGCGCGCTCCCGCCGGGAGCGGGGGACGTCATTCGTAGGCATAGGTGCCTCCCGGTTCGTCTTTGATGATGCGCCCCTCGACCAGCGCCACGACGCGCTTTCTCAGCTTGTTCACGAGGTTGTGGTTGTGGGTCGCCATGATGATCGTCGTGCCTCGGGAATTGATTTCGAGGAACAACTGCATGATCTCGTAGGAAATCATCGGGTCGAGGTTGCCCGTCGGCTCGTCGGTGATCAGGATCAGCGGATTGTTGACGAGGGCGCGCGCGATGCAGACGCGCTGCTGCTCGCCGCCCGAAAGCTCGTCGGGGAACATGCGCCGCTTGTGCGAGAGGCCGACCTGCTCGAGCGCCTCCTGGACGCGCGCCTGGATGATGTTGTCGGGCGTGCCGAGCACGCGAAGGCCGAAGGCGACGTTCTCGGAGACGGTGCGGCGCTGGAGGAGCTGGAAATCCTGGAGGACGATGCCCATGTTTCGCCGGAGAAACGGGACGCGCGACTCGGGCATATCGGAGACGTCTTTGCCGTCGATGATCAAGTGCCCTTCGGTCGGGAGCTCCTCGCGGAACAGCAGGCGCAGGAACGTGCTCTTGCCGGCGCCGCTCGGGCCGACGAGAAACACGAAGTCGCCGCGCGGCACCGACAGGGAAACGTTGTTCAAGGCCCTGACGCCGTTCGGGTAGATTTTCGTGACGTTCTGCAGTTCGATCATTTTTCCGGGCGATCATACCATGAAGGTTTCATTCATTGCCATACCGTCGCCAAATAATGTTGGAAGTTGAGAGGGGTCAGTGTATGATTGGAGGGTTTGACGGTATATCTCAGGGGAGGATCCGTGAATGATCTTCGAATTGCTGAAAATGTGCACTGAGCGCGGCGCATCCGATCTCCATTTCAAGGTCGGATACCCCCCGATTCTCCGCATCGACGGCAGCATGCTGCCGCTGAAGATGAAAGAGATCGACCATGCGGATTACGAGAACATGCTGGAAGCGATTCTCGACGATTACCAGCTCACGAAGTTCATCGAGCACCGCAAGCTCGATCTCGGCTACAGCTTCGCCAACGCCCGGTTCCGGGTGAACCTGTTCTACGATTACAACGGCGGCAGCGCCGTGTTTCGCGTCATCCCCTTCCTGCAGTTGAACTTCGACGACATCGGGCTGCCGAAGGCGGCCCGCGCGATGATCGAACGCCCGTTCGGCCTCATCCTCGTGACGGGCGCCACCGGCGCGGGGAAATCGACGACGCTTTCCACGTTCATCACGCATATCGTATCGCACAAGCCCAAGAGCGTGATCACGGTCGAAGACCCGATCGAATATATCTTCGGCGATGGAATCGGCATGGTGAGCCAGCGCCAGGTGGGCGTCGACTGCCGCACGTTTGACGAGGGCATTCGGGGCGCCCTTCAGACCGATGCCGACGTGATCATGGTCGGCGAGCTTCGCGACCCCGAGGCCGTCAACATGACGCTGACCGCGGCCGAGTCCGGCAAACTCGTCTTCGCGACCCTGCACAGCAACACGGCAATGCAGGCCATCGACCGTTTCGTGAACCTGTTCCCGCAATCGCAGCACGTGCAGGTGCTCAGCCGGCTCGCGACGACCCTGATCGGCATCATCACCCAGACGCTGGTTCCCCGCAAGATCGGCAAAGGACGCGTCGCGGCGTTCGAGGTGCTGATGGGCCTGCAGATGATCCGGTCGCTGATCGCGGAAAACCGGATCCACCTGATCCAGTCGTATCAGGAGGCAGGCGGCGACACCGGCATGTGCACGCTCGACCAGGCGCTCGCCCAGCTCGTGATTGCCGACAGGATCTCGATCTCCGAAGCCATGATGCGGGCCTCGAACCAGGCAACCGTGAAGAAGATGGTCGAACAGGCCGGCGTCACGCCCGGCCCGGAGGGGGCGCACTCATGAAACCGAAGATATTCACGTATTTCGATCAGGCCATCGAAATGGGGGCGAGCGACCTGATGCTCAAACCCGGTTCTCCGCCGGCGTTTCGGCAGAACGGCCACATGGTCATCTCCGAAGAGGACGCGCTGGCGCCGCAGGAAATGTACGATCTGTTCCTGCCGATCATCGACATCAAACGTCAGGAATCGCTTCACGGCACGTTCGAGTGCTACTCGATGTATCCGTACAAGCGCAAGGCCCGGATCCGCTTCTACCTTTTCCAGCAGCGCGAAGGGTATGCGGGCTCGTTCCGGTTCATCAGCACGTCGGTTCCCACCATCCAGGAGCTCGATCTGCCCGAGGAACTCGAGATACAGGCGCTCAAGCCGCGCGGCCTCTTTCTCGTCACGGGGCCGGCCGGCAGCGGCAAGTCGCACACGATGGCCGCGATGGTGCAGGCCATCAACAAGCGCTTCGCGCGACACATCATCACGATGGAAAACCCCATCGAGTTCGTGTTCAGCCGCGCCCAGTCGATTTTCACCCAGATCGAGGTGGGAGCCAGCATCCCGACCTACCAGGAGGCCCTGACGAACGCGCTGCGTGAAGACCCCGACGTAATGATGATCGGGGAGATGCGCGACCAGAAAACGGTCGAGATGGCGCTCGTCGCCTCGGAAACGGGGCATTTCGTGCTCTCGACCCTGCCGACGATCGGAGCGGCCCCGACGATCGAACGGATCGTCAGCTTCTTCCCGACCGACAAGCACGACGAGGTGCGGTTGCAGGTTTCGATGAACCTGGTGGGAATATTCTCGCAGATATTGATTCCCCGGGTCTCCCCCCAGCAGCGCGCGAGCGTTGCCTACGAGTTGATGATCGCCAACTCGGCGATACGCACGCTGATCCGCGACAAGAAGTATTCGCAACTCGTCTCGACCATGCTGATGGCGAAACGCGAGGGGTGCGTGACGCTCAAACACTCGCTCACCAAGCTGCTGCGCGATGAAACGGCAAACCAGGAACTGGTGCGGGCAATGCTTCAGGAGATCGTCGAATGAACCAGATCGCCGTCGAAAAGATCAGAACCATGCAGGAAAAGGCGGCGGCGAAGCTGCTGCCGTTGCTTACAACGGATCTTCCGGTCGCCATCCGCGCGCGTGCGGCCCTTGCCATCGCGAAGACGCATGCGCCCGGAAGTGATAAAAACGTCATGGAGTTCTTCCAGGCGAATCCCGATCTCGAGGAATCGATCCGCGCCGTCGCCGAACTGGGCACCGATGCCGCCCTCGCCGCCCTGATCGCGAGAAGCCGGGAGAAGCGCGCCTTCAACCGCGACGTGATCGCGGAAGTCCTGGCGAGGTTCAAAGCGCCTGCCAGCGCCGATCACCTCGTCGAGTTGCTCGGAGACGACGACCGACACGTTCGCTTTCAGGCCGCCAACAGCCTGTTCGCGCACGGCGGGCGCGAGTCTGCGCTGGCCCTGTGCCGGTACATTTCAGACCCCGACGAATGGATATCGATGACGATTCTTCGAATCCTGTGCCGGATGAAGGAACACGAGTCGATCCCCTTCCTCGCCGAGCAGTTCGCCAAGGATCCGGATCTGCGTCGGAAAGCGCAGATGGTCTCGTTCCTGTCGATGTTCAGGAGCGTGACGCTCGTCAACATCTTCGACGAGGGACTCAAGGGAAAAGACGCCCGCCTGAAGGCGAACTCGATCGAGGCGATCGGCGAGCTCGAACTCCCGTCGCGAGAGATCCAGAGCCGGATCATGCCGTTCCTGCACGATCCGAACAATCGCATCCGGGCCAACACGATCCTGGCCCTGGCCCGGACCCAGACGGAACTCATGCGGCCCGAAATCGTCCAGATGGTCGATTCGAGCGATATCCAGCTGCGGCGCAGCGCCGCGTACATTCTGGGCCAGATCTCGCCGGCAGGCAATGAGGAACTGGCCGCGAAGCTCGTCGGCGACCAGTCTGACGAAGTGCGGCGTCGCATGGTGCTCTCGCTGAAAAAGTTCCCGCCCGACTTCGTGCGTGCCCAGCTCGAACGCGTGATCGTCGATCAGAACAAGTGGATCCGCAAGTTCGCCGTCGAGATGGCGGCAGGGTTCCAGGACTTCCCCAAGCTCCCCGTCATCCGGCAGTTCAAGCTGGAAACGGCGTATCCGAACGTCGTCGCCTGCATGGAGTTTTTCGCGAAGCATCCCGACGAGGAAGGGGTGCGTCTGATCAGACAGCGAGTCAAGGATCCGCGGCATCAGATCGTTTCGGGCGTCATCCGAAGCATCGGTTCGATCTTCGGCCTCAAGGGGCTCCAGGCGCTCGCGCCGCAGATCAACTCCAGGGATCCGAAGATCTTTTCGACGTATGTCAGCAGCCATTTCGGCATGGGCGGCGTCGAACTGTTCGATACGATCCTCGAAAAGGCGGTCGCGGTGAAGAAACCGCCTACCAACGAGATGTTCCTGACGGCGCTTGACGGGTGTCTCGACCTCCTGGCCATGGGCCCGAACATGCCGGCCCCTCTGGCGGACGAACTCGGCAAGCGGATTGCGGCCCCGGTCGTCGAGGAACAACCGCTCGCCGTTCGGCCCGCCGCTCCGTCGGAACCAGCCGAAATCCAGCCTCCCGCAGTGCTCGGGGGAGAGATGCCGGCGGAGGGACTCGCATCCGTTCTGCCTCCGGAAGAAAGCGACCTCGAAGCTCACCCGGTCCGGAAAAAGCCCAGGAGCAAGGTGCCCGAATCGTTCACGGCCGGGGTCAAGTATTACAATCTCGGAAAATATAAAAAGGCTCGAGCGGCGTTCCGCGTCGCCCTGGTCGATCAACCCGACTACGCGAAAACGCACTATTATCTCGGCATGATGGCGTTCGAAGAGAAGGAATACGATTCGGCGCGCGAATCGCTGTCGTTGTTCCTCGAGGCCGAGCCCGACAACCGCAAGGCGGCCCACGCCCTCGCCCGCATCTACAAGCAGATGCGCGACTGGCCGAACGTCGCCCGCATCTACGAGCGGCTGACGGGAGGGATGGAAGGCCCCCTGGACAAGATCGGCCTGAAGATGCTGCGGGAGCTCGGGGCGGCGTACATCTTCCTGAAGCGATATCAGGAAGCGAGGTCGACGCTCGAAACGGTCTTCAAGAACGATCCGAAAGATCTCGAGACGAACTTCCATCTTGCGATGTCCTGTTTCCATCTTCAAAACTATATGAGGGCCGAAACCCTCCTGCTGGACATCGTGCGACAGTCAGAGCCCGACGAGAAACTCCATGGAATGGCCGAGTCGCTGTTGGATAAGATCCGCGACCAGGCTGCAGGCGCGGCGGGCGAGATCGCCGAGCCGCCCCGCGCGGCCGAGCCGGCGGTTCCCGCCCGGCCGGCTGTTTCCCCTGCCGAGGAGGAAGAGGAAGGGGAGCCGCCCGATGAGGACGAATCCTCCCGGCCTGACGACGAAGAGAAAGAAGGAAAAATAACTGACGATATCGAATTTCCCGCGCTGAAGCCCTCTGGTTTCCTCGACGAGCTGCCGATGGCCGATCTGTTCGAGACCCCGAAGAAAAAAGGCGCGCCCGCCGGCTTCGATCCCGGAGCGTTTTCGAGGGAAGGCGGCATCGGCCTGCCTTCGATGGACGACCTAAAACCCGCGAACGCGCCCGATGCCCCGGCCGCTCCGGAAAAACCGAAAAAGCCGTTTTCCGGGACATCTGGTTCGACGCCGCCGAATCCACCGGCCCCCGCCGGCCCGCGCCCGTTCTCTCCCAGACCCTCGGCTGAAGGGCAGAAGCCGGGCAAGCCGGGGGAAGACGACGATAAATAGTACCGCAAGTTGAAAGAAGCGTCCGGCGGACAGTGCATTCGCCGGGCGCTTTCTTGACACCGCATCGGGTGCTTCCTATAATGGGGGCCGCCTCCGAACCCCCAACTTCCGAGAAAGGCCGTGAATCGCCATGAACGAAAAGAAGACCGACGTTAAGACACTCGATGCCATCACCCCGAAATCGCAGGATATCTCTCGCTGGTACACCGACGTGGTGCTCAAGGCGAAGCTTGCCGATTACTCGCCGGTCAAGGGGTGCATGATCATCCGCCCCTACGGATACGCGATCTGGGAGAGCATTCAGCGGCTGCTCGACGCCGAGTTCAAGAAAACCGGCCACCAGAACGCCTACTTTCCGATGTTCATTCCCGAAAGCTTTCTGACGAAGGAAGCCGAGCACGTCGAAGGCTTCGCGCCGGAAGTCGCGTGGGTCACCCAGGGGGGGAAGGAAAAACTCGAGGAGCGGCTTGCCATCCGGCCGACCTCCGAGGCCATCATCGGCCACATGTACGCGAAGTGGATCGAGAGTTATCGCGACCTGCCCGTGCTGATCAACCAGTGGGCGAACGTCGTTCGGTGGGAGAAAGTGACCCGCCCGTTTCTGCGGACCACGGAGTTCCTCTGGCAGGAGGGCCACACCGCGCATCGCACCCACGAAGAGGCGAAGGAAGAAGTCGCGAAGATGCTCGAAGTCTACCGGCGCTTCGTCGAAGAGGACCTCGCCGTGGCGCTCGTGACGGGCGAAAAGAGCCAGAAGGAAAAATTCGCCGGCGCCCTCAATACCTTCACGATCGAAGCCCTGATGCCGGACGGGCAGGCCCTCCAGTCAGGAACGTCGCACGATCTCGGCCAGAATTTCGCGAAGGCGTTCGACATCAAGTTCCTCGACTCCGATGGCGACCGAAAGCACGTCTGGACGACCTCGTGGGGCATGTCGACCCGCATCATCGGCGCGATCATCATGACGCACGGCGACGACAAGGGCTTGCGCCTGCCCCCGCGCATCGCTCCCATTCAGTCCGTTATAATTCCTATCGTATATAAAGAGGCGGCCCCCGTTCTCGAAAAGGCGCGCCAGCTCCGCCAGCGGCTCGCGGACAGGAGTCTGCGGATCCATCTCGACGACCGCGACGGATTCAAACCCGGCTGGAAGTATTCCGAATACGAGATGATGGGCGTGCCCCTCCGCATCGAGATCGGTCAGAAGGACATGGAGAAGGGCCAGGTGTGTCTCGTGCGTCGCGATACCGGCGAGAAGTGCTTCGTTCCCGACGCGACCTTCGAGGCCGAGGTCGAGCGCCTGCTGGGCGAAATCCAGAAGAACCTCTACGCGCAGGCAAAGGAGATTCTGCGCAGCAAGACGTTCCCGGCCAAGAGCTTCCCCGAGTTCGTCGAGGTCATCAAGGAGAAGCACGGCATGGCCGAGGTCTCGTGGTGCGGGGCCCAGGAGTGCGAGGACAAGTTCAAGGCCGAAGTCGGCGCCACGATCCGTTGCCTGCGGAACGATCCGCCTGCCGGCCCCTGCGTTGTCTGCGGCAAGCAGGCTTCGCGCCAGATTTACGTTGCCCGCGCCTACTGATCCGGAGAGAACCGCCGCCGCTTTGCGCTCCCTCGGGGGCTGCAGAGCGGCGGTTTTCTTCGGAACGCCGGGCGGCCGGAATCGAAATTCTGTGCCCCTGGGATTGGAAAAATCCCGGAATATGGCTTATAGTGCTCTCGAGAAGATGACAACGATACCGGAGATGTGCCGGCGCGGTGCGCTCATGGAGGATGATCTGCGATGGAACTGAATATCAAGAGACTGCTGAAGGATCTTGCGAATCCCGACGACGACCTGCGGACGCTCTCTGCGATGACCTTGTTCAAGATCGATCTCGTCGATCTCGAAACCCGGGACGAGGTGGCGGCTGCCCTGCGGCAGGCGACCAAAGACAAGAACATCTCGGTGCGGTTTTTCGCCCGCCGTGCGCTCGGAAAAATACGCCAGCAGAACCTCGAGGAAGGCCGGGCGACGACGACGCAGGAAAGCATCGACCATGCGCTCGAGTCCGAAGATTACGCGGAACGCCTGAAAGCCGTGATGTCCATCGCCGCCGGGGAGAAGGCGGAATACCGCGAAAAGCTCCTGTTCATGCTCAAGATCGAGAAACACGATTTCGTGAAGGCGACGTTGATCAGTTGCCTGAAGAAATTCGTCTCGAAAGACCAGGCGTCGCTCCTGAGCCCCTTCCTGAGCGACCCGGACAGTCGCGTGCGGTCCAACACGATCGAGGCGCTCGAGTATCTCAAGGATGAAAAGGCCATCCCCCTGCTGTTTCCGGCCCTCGAAGACCCGGACAACCGCATCAGGGCTTCCGCCGCAAAAGCCCTCCAGTCGTTCGGCGAGGAAAAGGTCTTTACGATCCTGCGGAAAATGCTCAAGTCGCACGAAGACTGGATGAAGGGAAGCGCAATCTACGCGCTGTCACACATCCAGGCCGGCGAAGCGATCCAGATGCTGATCGACGCAGCCCGCGATGGCAACTCCGACATTCGCATCAAGGCGCTGGTCGCTCTCGCCAATTATCACGACCAAGCCTCGTTCGGATTTCTGAAACACGTCGCCGCGAACGGCGAAGAACCGTATCGGGGAACCGCCGTCCGCGCCCTGCGCCTCCTCGAGGAAAAATACGGGGCCGCACCGCCGACGACGACTCTCGTCACCCGACCGGCCGAACCGGCTGCCGCGGCACCTTCGGAAAAGGGCGCCCGGAAAACCGGCGAAAAGGCCGGAGATGCGGCTCCGGCACCCAGCGATCTGAGCGGAACCGTTTCCCGCTTCTTCCGGAAAGGCAAGGAGGAGGCGGTGGATCTTTCCCAAAAGGCGGCGATCAACTTCGCCGTCACCGATATCGAGAAGGAAGTGTCGGAACTGCTGAAGGAGACGGGACGCGTCGTCTTCGACATGTACCAGGCGGGCGACCTCAAAATCCCCGAACTTCTTACGATAGGTCATGAAATATTACGGATGAACTTCCTGATCCAGAAATACACCGACGAGGCGAAGCCCCAGGAGTCGTCAGGTGGCGGCCTGTTCGCACAGCTCAAAAGCCTCTTCAGCAAGCCGGCGGCCAGCAATCCCCGCGCGGCGCAGGCGGAGCGGTTCACGAAGAAACGGGAGGAGTTGTTCCACAAACTCGGTGAAGCCGCGTTCCATAAATACCGCGTCCGGGAGTTTTGCCCCGCGGCTCTGGACGGGTATTTCCAAACCTATATGCGCCTCGAGGAACGGCTTCAGAAGGAACGAAGCAGGCTTTCCACCTGAGCCGGCGCGGTCCCTTCCGGGCCGAAGAGCCGGGTCTTTTCGAGACAGAACTGAAGGAGCGAGACGATGAACCTGAATGAATATATTCGAGACGTTCCCGACTTTCCGAAAAAGGGAATTATATTCAAGGATATAACTCCTCTTCTGCGCGATAAGGCCGCATTTGCCACGGCGATCAAAACGCTGGCGGATCCGTATCGCAACGCCGGGCTTCATGCCGTGGCGGCGATCGAATCTCGCGGCTTCATTCTCGGAGCGGCGATGGCCGTCGATCTCGGAATCGGTTTCGTCCCGATCCGCAAACCGGGCAAGCTGCCGTACAAGTCGCGACGCCAGGAATATTCTCTGGAGTATGGAACGGATGCGATCGAAATCCATGAAGACGCGGTGACCTC
Proteins encoded:
- a CDS encoding PilT/PilU family type 4a pilus ATPase; the encoded protein is MIFELLKMCTERGASDLHFKVGYPPILRIDGSMLPLKMKEIDHADYENMLEAILDDYQLTKFIEHRKLDLGYSFANARFRVNLFYDYNGGSAVFRVIPFLQLNFDDIGLPKAARAMIERPFGLILVTGATGAGKSTTLSTFITHIVSHKPKSVITVEDPIEYIFGDGIGMVSQRQVGVDCRTFDEGIRGALQTDADVIMVGELRDPEAVNMTLTAAESGKLVFATLHSNTAMQAIDRFVNLFPQSQHVQVLSRLATTLIGIITQTLVPRKIGKGRVAAFEVLMGLQMIRSLIAENRIHLIQSYQEAGGDTGMCTLDQALAQLVIADRISISEAMMRASNQATVKKMVEQAGVTPGPEGAHS
- a CDS encoding PilT/PilU family type 4a pilus ATPase; the protein is MKPKIFTYFDQAIEMGASDLMLKPGSPPAFRQNGHMVISEEDALAPQEMYDLFLPIIDIKRQESLHGTFECYSMYPYKRKARIRFYLFQQREGYAGSFRFISTSVPTIQELDLPEELEIQALKPRGLFLVTGPAGSGKSHTMAAMVQAINKRFARHIITMENPIEFVFSRAQSIFTQIEVGASIPTYQEALTNALREDPDVMMIGEMRDQKTVEMALVASETGHFVLSTLPTIGAAPTIERIVSFFPTDKHDEVRLQVSMNLVGIFSQILIPRVSPQQRASVAYELMIANSAIRTLIRDKKYSQLVSTMLMAKREGCVTLKHSLTKLLRDETANQELVRAMLQEIVE
- a CDS encoding permease-like cell division protein FtsX; this translates as MLASLSFFLTEAVTSCRRAGLMTFITVSTIAVTLLLMGTFLLAATTTEGFLHRLQQESLVTAFLAPEASHADVNALKLRLTEFEEVERAEIVWPEAALRELFSDASDRDLLQIGLASESNPLPPTIRIKMRGSHDLQPLLTKLKGLSPIESVSYGEDAYRQFQGLSELIWLGSMLVILLLGLASLFIVYNTVRLTLYMRREEIVIMKLVGATNWFIRWPFVIEGVIQGIAGAILASLMLFLSYQFILARLAVLVPFFAIQVGFGYLLKLSVKLTMMGIVLGISGSLLSLRDLNSFCREPS
- a CDS encoding peptidoglycan DD-metalloendopeptidase family protein — protein: MSRTTIAAAGTALLLFLIAGPAPAAVTFSPERLGKERNRIESLRSELDSVRLQIEYLDVKVRDTRGHVRRLEEKISRQQARIAEIQGSLDSIASESARITTQIDGLRKAIDDGQRRMGDIRRRFRGRLVHLHRVRQSTLFSSIFSARDLNAFISRYEMVRHLLQGDRALLAELNARSEQLERDAAALRDKQARLEELAAQTMKNREALVVEGSSLSAMLQTLLLERKVFLARQKKLKKSLGELEQEVAKIETERLQDPDSVDRALDAQPPSQHLRKSRPSPPPPAFSASGAAVPSNIGNDDGATTGRFRWPLRNVEGLSFESSTGAAPPALELVVTGETEVLASARGKVQFKGPVGQFGNIVIISHKQGFSTVYGRLDDVWVGLGEIVDAGDVIGRIFGVSQNRLHFEIRFAGKNVDPLAHLPKIR
- the ftsE gene encoding cell division ATP-binding protein FtsE; protein product: MIELQNVTKIYPNGVRALNNVSLSVPRGDFVFLVGPSGAGKSTFLRLLFREELPTEGHLIIDGKDVSDMPESRVPFLRRNMGIVLQDFQLLQRRTVSENVAFGLRVLGTPDNIIQARVQEALEQVGLSHKRRMFPDELSGGEQQRVCIARALVNNPLILITDEPTGNLDPMISYEIMQLFLEINSRGTTIIMATHNHNLVNKLRKRVVALVEGRIIKDEPGGTYAYE
- a CDS encoding adenine phosphoribosyltransferase, coding for MNLNEYIRDVPDFPKKGIIFKDITPLLRDKAAFATAIKTLADPYRNAGLHAVAAIESRGFILGAAMAVDLGIGFVPIRKPGKLPYKSRRQEYSLEYGTDAIEIHEDAVTSGQRILLVDDVIATGGTARAAADLLKGLGADLVGIAFLVELSFLGGIEKLRGEKIFSVLKY
- a CDS encoding HEAT repeat domain-containing protein, which translates into the protein MELNIKRLLKDLANPDDDLRTLSAMTLFKIDLVDLETRDEVAAALRQATKDKNISVRFFARRALGKIRQQNLEEGRATTTQESIDHALESEDYAERLKAVMSIAAGEKAEYREKLLFMLKIEKHDFVKATLISCLKKFVSKDQASLLSPFLSDPDSRVRSNTIEALEYLKDEKAIPLLFPALEDPDNRIRASAAKALQSFGEEKVFTILRKMLKSHEDWMKGSAIYALSHIQAGEAIQMLIDAARDGNSDIRIKALVALANYHDQASFGFLKHVAANGEEPYRGTAVRALRLLEEKYGAAPPTTTLVTRPAEPAAAAPSEKGARKTGEKAGDAAPAPSDLSGTVSRFFRKGKEEAVDLSQKAAINFAVTDIEKEVSELLKETGRVVFDMYQAGDLKIPELLTIGHEILRMNFLIQKYTDEAKPQESSGGGLFAQLKSLFSKPAASNPRAAQAERFTKKREELFHKLGEAAFHKYRVREFCPAALDGYFQTYMRLEERLQKERSRLST
- the proS gene encoding proline--tRNA ligase, which translates into the protein MNEKKTDVKTLDAITPKSQDISRWYTDVVLKAKLADYSPVKGCMIIRPYGYAIWESIQRLLDAEFKKTGHQNAYFPMFIPESFLTKEAEHVEGFAPEVAWVTQGGKEKLEERLAIRPTSEAIIGHMYAKWIESYRDLPVLINQWANVVRWEKVTRPFLRTTEFLWQEGHTAHRTHEEAKEEVAKMLEVYRRFVEEDLAVALVTGEKSQKEKFAGALNTFTIEALMPDGQALQSGTSHDLGQNFAKAFDIKFLDSDGDRKHVWTTSWGMSTRIIGAIIMTHGDDKGLRLPPRIAPIQSVIIPIVYKEAAPVLEKARQLRQRLADRSLRIHLDDRDGFKPGWKYSEYEMMGVPLRIEIGQKDMEKGQVCLVRRDTGEKCFVPDATFEAEVERLLGEIQKNLYAQAKEILRSKTFPAKSFPEFVEVIKEKHGMAEVSWCGAQECEDKFKAEVGATIRCLRNDPPAGPCVVCGKQASRQIYVARAY
- a CDS encoding tetratricopeptide repeat protein translates to MNQIAVEKIRTMQEKAAAKLLPLLTTDLPVAIRARAALAIAKTHAPGSDKNVMEFFQANPDLEESIRAVAELGTDAALAALIARSREKRAFNRDVIAEVLARFKAPASADHLVELLGDDDRHVRFQAANSLFAHGGRESALALCRYISDPDEWISMTILRILCRMKEHESIPFLAEQFAKDPDLRRKAQMVSFLSMFRSVTLVNIFDEGLKGKDARLKANSIEAIGELELPSREIQSRIMPFLHDPNNRIRANTILALARTQTELMRPEIVQMVDSSDIQLRRSAAYILGQISPAGNEELAAKLVGDQSDEVRRRMVLSLKKFPPDFVRAQLERVIVDQNKWIRKFAVEMAAGFQDFPKLPVIRQFKLETAYPNVVACMEFFAKHPDEEGVRLIRQRVKDPRHQIVSGVIRSIGSIFGLKGLQALAPQINSRDPKIFSTYVSSHFGMGGVELFDTILEKAVAVKKPPTNEMFLTALDGCLDLLAMGPNMPAPLADELGKRIAAPVVEEQPLAVRPAAPSEPAEIQPPAVLGGEMPAEGLASVLPPEESDLEAHPVRKKPRSKVPESFTAGVKYYNLGKYKKARAAFRVALVDQPDYAKTHYYLGMMAFEEKEYDSARESLSLFLEAEPDNRKAAHALARIYKQMRDWPNVARIYERLTGGMEGPLDKIGLKMLRELGAAYIFLKRYQEARSTLETVFKNDPKDLETNFHLAMSCFHLQNYMRAETLLLDIVRQSEPDEKLHGMAESLLDKIRDQAAGAAGEIAEPPRAAEPAVPARPAVSPAEEEEEGEPPDEDESSRPDDEEKEGKITDDIEFPALKPSGFLDELPMADLFETPKKKGAPAGFDPGAFSREGGIGLPSMDDLKPANAPDAPAAPEKPKKPFSGTSGSTPPNPPAPAGPRPFSPRPSAEGQKPGKPGEDDDK